The DNA sequence CTAACGCCAACAGCGTTGCGGGAAGCAGAGCGCGAGTGGTCATAGATCCTCCAATTGATTGAGGCATAATCGCTGACTCAACCGATTAGATGATCACAGGCCCCGATTTGCTTACGCGCCCTGGTGGCGCCTCCAATCGGGCGATCAATTGTAATTCCATCTCCCGATCCGCCGGCAGCCCCACGCCGGCAGCCCCAGTCCGTCGCGGGCAATTGACCTTCCGCCACCCCACCACGACATTGCCGCGATGCCATCCACAGCGCCCGGCTACCGGGCCGCGGTTCGGCTGGGGGTCGCCCTGGGTTCTATCGCCGGGCTGTTCGACGATAAGCTGCGGACCGGCCACCGGGGACGCCGGGCGGCCCCAGCGCGGCTGAGCGAGTGGGCGCGCACCGGACGGGACCGCGGCCGCCCCCTCGTCTGGTTCCACGCGTCTTCGGTTGGTGAGGGGCTCCAGGCGGAAAGCGTCCTGCTGGAGCTCCGGCGCATGCGGCCCGACTGCCAGGTCGTCTATACCCACTTCAGTCCTTCGGCGGCCGGCCTGGCACGGCGCCTTCCCGTCGACGTCGCCGATTACCTGCCATACGATCTGCCCCGCGAAGTCGACCGCCTGCTGGCGGCGCTCGCTCCGACCCTCCTGGTGTTCTCCAAGCTGGACCTGTGGCCCGAGCTCGCCCTGGGGGCCGCTGCGCGGCGGATTCCGGTGGCCATTGTAGCGGGCACGGTGAGCCGGGGCAGCGGGCGGCTCCGCTGGCCGGCCCGGTCGCTGTTGGCGCCAGGCTATGCCGTGGTTCGCGCCGCAGCCGCCATCTCCCGCGAGGACGGAGAACGGCTGGCGCGGCTCGGCGTGCCGGAGGAGCGGATCCGCGTGTTGGGCGACCCTCGGTTCGACAGCGCGGCGGCCCGAGTGGCCGGCGTCGCGCCGGACGATCCGCTGCTGCGCTTCGGCCGAGAGGCCCCGACCCTGGTAGCGGGCTCCACCTGGGCGCCGGACGAGGCAGTGCTGCTCGCCGCCTTTGCCGCGGTTCGCGCCCACCGCGGAGACGCGCGCCTCATCCTGGTGCCCCACGAGCCGACGCCGGCTCACCTTGCGGCGGTGGAGCGCACGGTGGAGCGCGCCGGACTTCCCTTCCCTACCCGGCTGAGCGACGCCGACGGGCCGGTGCCGCTGCTGCTGGTGGATCGAGTCG is a window from the Gemmatimonadales bacterium genome containing:
- a CDS encoding glycosyltransferase N-terminal domain-containing protein, giving the protein MPSTAPGYRAAVRLGVALGSIAGLFDDKLRTGHRGRRAAPARLSEWARTGRDRGRPLVWFHASSVGEGLQAESVLLELRRMRPDCQVVYTHFSPSAAGLARRLPVDVADYLPYDLPREVDRLLAALAPTLLVFSKLDLWPELALGAAARRIPVAIVAGTVSRGSGRLRWPARSLLAPGYAVVRAAAAISREDGERLARLGVPEERIRVLGDPRFDSAAARVAGVAPDDPLLRFGREAPTLVAGSTWAPDEAVLLAAFAAVRAHRGDARLILVPHEPTPAHLAAVERTVERAGLPFPTRLSDADGPVPLLLVDRVGMLSTLYGAGTMAYVGGGFGRAGLHSVLEPAAWDLPVAFGPRWQQSRDAELLLHDRAAIALGSRSVAAAGVELARVWEGWMADGAAREAQGRRAGETVTRGLGAARHAAEWLAEIIS